One Setaria italica strain Yugu1 chromosome II, Setaria_italica_v2.0, whole genome shotgun sequence DNA segment encodes these proteins:
- the LOC101767383 gene encoding uncharacterized protein LOC101767383: protein MPFLSPLGGGDADDFYFGYDAGYHRSGGAGKSAKKDKEKEKEKGFLSCLPCFVPCSPGAVDPMAHRRLLSSDSSDSDSAAAMDITADLARLRARYSRLAAGPPVRPRDVPGLVARPDDPPLAVSALSWLGGDLRPSCMLLALLPALFPSLPSRTSHALSAAARRLSAREAALDGEVAEYQSTYAMKLACEKTKDGVAETAAEEMCKMARAARRADKLRWRAVEVAVKEVLEPAQAREFLKAVEDVSGKVARHGTRWHARAGTLTVPVEAFERVRANARVATDDAW, encoded by the exons ATGCCGTTCCTGAGCCccctgggcggcggcgacgccgacgactTCTACTTCGGCTACGACGCCGGGTACCACCGCAGCGGCGGTGCGGGCAAGAGCGCCAAGAAGgacaaggagaaggagaaggagaagggcTTCCTCTCCTGCCTCCCCTGCTTCGTCCCCTGCT CGCCCGGCGCCGTAGACCCGATGGCGCACCGTCGCCTTCTGTCGTCGGACTCCAGCGACAGCGACAGCGCGGCCGCCATGGACATCACCGCCGacctcgcccgcctccgcgcgcgctactcccgcctggccgccggcccGCCCGTCCGCCCCCGCGACGTCCCCGGCCTGGTGGCGCGCCCCGACGACCCGCCGCTGGCCGTGTCCGCACTCTCCTGGCTCGGCGGGGACCTCCGCCCGTCCTGCATGCTCCTGGCTTTGCTGCCGGCGCTGTTCCCGTCCCTCCCGTCCCGCACCAGCCACGcactctccgccgccgcccgccgcctcagCGCCCGCGAGGCCGCGCTGGACGGCGAGGTGGCCGAGTACCAGTCCACCTACGCCATGAAGCTTGCGTGCGAGAAGACCAAGGACGGCGTCGCCGAGACGGCCGCCGAGGAGATGTGCAAGAtggcgcgcgccgcccggcgggCGGACAAGCTGCGGTGGCGCGCCGTCGAGGTCGCCGTCAAGGAGGTGCTAGAGCCGGCGCAGGCCAGGGAGTTCCTCAAGGCCGTCGAGGACGTGTCGGGCAAGGTAGCGCGGCACGGCACCCGCTGGCACGCGCGCGCCGGGACGCTCACGGTGCCCGTCGAGGCGTTCGAGCGCGTGCGCGCCAACGCCAGGGTGGCGACGGACGATGCCTGGTGA